ATACAGCCAAAAGTTCACACTCTTCAGCAATTCTTTCACTGCCCATTCCAGTTCCTCGTTCTCTtccatcctaacattttcaaatcTTCCTGCCTCTTCATCGCCATGGCCACTTCCTTCAGCCACCACCTTGTCAAGGCCATCTCCACTCTTACTTTCTACACTGTAATCAAACACCCTCATGTCTCTACTCTTCCACTTTTGTTCCAGAACTTCCCTAATGGAAACCCCAATGGGCAGCGTCAATGGTGCCACCATCAAGATGAGTAACCCAATGGCCAAGGCCATGGGTGGTATATGAGCATCAACGCTTCCAACCACGGCGTAGATGCCGGTAACAAATGCAACGGAGATCAAGGCCACGAAGCCACAGTTCGTGACATCAGGCCTGTCGCCGACTTCGAACCTCCTCAGGAACGGTGCAAACACGGTGCTCACAGCAATGGGAGCAACAGAGTTGAGCAGCAGATAAGATCCTTTCACGTACCTTGCGGGGATAAATGCATCAACCACCGTAGCGTACATCTTTGCGCTCAATCCTTGATAGCTCGTTGACAAGCTGAGCGCGATCCGGCTGTCGGCCGGAAAGTTTTGCATTGTTGCTAGGTAGCAGACCGTGTTGATCCAACATATGCTGTTTCCGGCCAGCAGGTTGAGAATAAGGACCTGCCAATATGCTAGAGATACCTCCCTCACTATGAAGAGGTACTGGAAACCATAGCCGACGAGGCCGAGGGCTGCTCCGATGAAGAGCACGAGCCATAAAGGGAAGAAGTGCGCGGCGACGCCGGAGAGCCAGCCAAGAAGCTTTCCGGCGTCAGATGCAACGGCGAGATTGTTTAGCTGTACTTGGGAGATGGAGAGGAGGTACTTAAGTTGGGAAGAGTAGGCAGGGAAGTCTGCGTTGGTGCCATTAATTGTCTGAAGCCAAATGACGCCGACTAAGCTGAGCCATTTTAGCGCAGCGGTAGAAAAGAGTGAGTTCATTTTGGCCTTTCCACGAGCTCAAACGATTTGATGGTATTATAGTGGTGGCCTTGAGAGAGTGATCATTAACGTCAAATGATCAAGCTCTGTGGCTGTGAGGCAGTAATGTGGGCTTCTAATGGCCGCCTGTTTAATGTTTTTGCAATTCTTCAACCAAGATGATTATGAGAGCCACCAAAATAATTGATGGCGACTCctgattttattttcaaaaaaagatgaaaaacctAAGGTTCATCTTATGAATGTACAATTAGTTGGGTTTTCATTAAATGCCTCACAGATGCTTGTCTCCCAATATATCTTCTTCTATTTCTCACCATAAAATCACTAGAATTCTTTCCTGttacttttcatctttgaaagGAAGCATGTGCCATTGGAGGTAAAGAAGTAGGTAATGGCCTTGATATTTTCAACTAGATGACGAATTGCATACATAGTATGCTGAAAATAAGCATGCCTGGAGCAGAAAAGGCAAACTACTGACTTGCTTCATTTAAGCAAAAATTCATTGATGACAGTAACTGAAATTAATTTACGCCTCTTGACCTGATTGGCATGATTCTTATTGCTCTATTGATCGATAAACAATATCTGAAGCAACCAGCGAACCCAGAAGAAAATAAGATCCAGCATTTGCTCTTAGTTTTCCTGTTggtttcttttaaaactttctaGCATAAGAGGATCATTCATGTTCAAACAGAACTAGAATATTTTTTCCAGtccgaagaagaaagaatgatGGTCACAACTGTTCACACTTTCCCGAAGATGACTATATATTACACTCAATCCTGATATAGTATGATCAAATCTTGTATATGGATGAAAGGTCCACTGAAAGTGATAATATCCATTGCTAAAACAATCTGCAACTTTTGGTTGAAACATAAACAAAGTGCCCCATCCATCTTGTTGGGAGGTCCGATCAAGATTTCATCAGCAGAAGGAGACGATTTTATTTGCAACGGGTACGTATCTGTTGGCATAAACTACTGGGAGTATTCTGTCGACCATCGCAACTTAtctaacaaaaaacaaaaagtccATCTGACATATTTGAACGCAACAAAATTTGGTGTTCTAGAAAGTTAACTTTGTCACATTACTTATTTTCCCATATTGGAAGTTCGAATTCATACGAAATGAACCTAGTTTAGATTTAGAGGACCGATAGGATTGACCACGACACCATTAATCAATCATTCCCCCTGGATATTTTTCTTTGCAAATCCTCGTATTAGGATTCTTGGATCATAGAGACTACTTGGAACCATCTGAAATCCATGTCAtgaatcttcttttcctctgctGACAACATGTACAAATTTTCTAGACGTAAATGGATGTAACCACGATCACATCTCTATCTGTTCATGCTacttgcctttttttcttttacaaagaTATGATCCGAGTATTAGCTATACTAGCATATATTGACAATCAAACTCTCGCAAATCCGACCCCAGTTTCCGTCGAAAATTTTGTTGATGGTGTACAGAGAGATTAACCTATCCATTCTTTCTCAACAATGGCAACATCACCTTGGCTAGAAGATTGGATTCAATTACGCGTTCAAGTTTAAAAAAGTGATCAAGAGTTTAATACCACAGCCTTCTGTTGGACCGCAACTTGACTGTCAGTAGAAGAAAGTCATACAGAAGGGCCAACGAATATGGCCATTAATCTGCAGCTTGAGATATAGATGGACAGGGTTTTCACCAATATTATGACGCAACTAATGTCTTCAAATGTTGGTGGGAATTAATTGCATCCATTATCAAAGGAACAACTAGTTAGCCAGCGCACATGGAACCCCTTAACTGCCACACGTTGTACATTATATGTAGATGGATCCACCGGTGCTGCCTCTGCAGTATCCCAATTGAAGGAAACACAGGACCTCCCAAGTTTGCTTTAATAAGGGAGAATGTAATGACAGTTTTTCATTCGACAGTAGACATGGtatctctctttatatatatatatatatatatatatatatatatatatatatgtgtgtgtgtgtgtgtgtgtgtgtgtgatgtgATTTTAGACAGATAAGGAACAATTTCAAACATTGATACATTTGCAGTTGAgagaaaactaagaaaaaatgTGTTGAACTATTTTCATATTAGTTTGTGACAGTGTTTGTTCAATTGTCGACCTaggaaagatatatatatatagatatatatatatatatatatacaaaccaACTGACTTGTATGTTCATACGCATTTACGCGtatattattttaattggtAAAACAAGAACTTTTAGTAGAAGGTCCACGTGTGGCTTTTATAGATGTTACCTTCTTCGTCTTTTATGCGTTATCCTCCTTTAACTTGGACAAATCCATCTTTGACAAATCGTAAAACTTaattgaaaaaatggttttaactTTTGAACGACTTAAATATAAACGACAATATAGGGAtgacttgaaaaaaataaagaagaatttTGTGAGCGTTTCCATAGAACTAATCGAACAAAACTTTTCTATATCGgacatttattttataaattttgtaaaaaacaaCTTCCCAAGGTTTTTGgcttataaattttatttaaacatcaaaagaagaaatttaGCGTCCTGTTTAAGTTTTTGGACTAGAAGATTGCATCCACAGTGCTAATTTATTGAAAAGATATTTCATAGATACAAAAAACTCATCTTATATATGTAGTATGGCATAGTTTGCTaaaaaaacatctaaaaaagaagaacaaatttaATGTGCTCCATTCACCATGGACAGCAGTTATCGACCTTGAAGTCCACAGTGCCTATCAAACGGCAATGCCTAAGCGAACATCTGATGTACGATTTTCAGCAGCACTATCATCTTCTTCAGCAATTGCATCATTTTGATCTTGAGTC
This window of the Nymphaea colorata isolate Beijing-Zhang1983 chromosome 2, ASM883128v2, whole genome shotgun sequence genome carries:
- the LOC116247686 gene encoding protein NUCLEAR FUSION DEFECTIVE 4, which gives rise to MNSLFSTAALKWLSLVGVIWLQTINGTNADFPAYSSQLKYLLSISQVQLNNLAVASDAGKLLGWLSGVAAHFFPLWLVLFIGAALGLVGYGFQYLFIVREVSLAYWQVLILNLLAGNSICWINTVCYLATMQNFPADSRIALSLSTSYQGLSAKMYATVVDAFIPARYVKGSYLLLNSVAPIAVSTVFAPFLRRFEVGDRPDVTNCGFVALISVAFVTGIYAVVGSVDAHIPPMALAIGLLILMVAPLTLPIGVSIREVLEQKWKSRDMRVFDYSVESKSGDGLDKVVAEGSGHGDEEAGRFENVRMEENEELEWAVKELLKSVNFWLYFMVYLMGATLGLVFLNNLGQIAESRGHSGTSTLVSLSSSFGFFGRLMPSIVDYYSSKWKLNLPRTISMGMLMVPMVAAFFLLAISSTSITLYVSTAVLGVCTGAISSIAVSATPELFGTKNFGLNHNIVVANIPLGSFFFGYAASVLYDREGGGTGSCVGMACFQRTFISWGCVSSVGVLLSIWLFIRTRK